From Lysobacter auxotrophicus, the proteins below share one genomic window:
- the pnp gene encoding polyribonucleotide nucleotidyltransferase, translating into MAKITKTFQYGDHQVTLETGEIARQASGAVIVKMDDTVVLVSAVAAKSAREGQDFFPLTVDYQEKFYAGGRIPGGFFKREGRPTEKETLISRLIDRPIRPLFPEEYKNEVQIIATVMSLNPEIDGDIPAMIGASAALALAGTPFQGPIGAAKVGYKNGQYILNPTAAQLADSDLELVVAGTSNAVLMVESEAKMLSEEVMLGAVMFGHREMQKVINAINELTVEAGTKPSTWVAPAKNDALIAAIVESAGASLKQAYQIRNKAERREAIGAIRKDTWEQLSGRAEAAGWVAAEYNKEFGELEYRTMRDSVLDTKIRIDGRDLTTVRPIECKTGVLPRTHGSALFTRGETQAIVVTTLGTARDGQIIDAVSGEYKENFLFHYNFPPYSVGETGRFGAPKRREIGHGRLAKRGVLATMPTLEEFPYTIRVVSEITESNGSSSMASVCGSSLALMDAGVPVKSPVAGIAMGLVKEDDRFVVLSDILGDEDHLGDMDFKVAGSQEGISALQMDIKIQGITEEIMKVALAQAKEGRLHILGEMAKAITAPRSELSEYAPRLLTMKIHPDKIREVIGKGGSTIQAITKETGTQIDIQDDGTIVIASVNAAAAQAAKARIEQITSDVEPGRIYEGKVAKIMDFGAFVTILPGKDGLVHVSQISSERVEKVSDKLKEGDTVKVKVLEVDKQGRIRLSMKAVEEGEGVPAE; encoded by the coding sequence GTGGCAAAAATCACCAAGACCTTCCAGTACGGCGACCATCAGGTGACGCTGGAAACGGGCGAGATCGCCCGCCAGGCCAGCGGCGCCGTCATCGTCAAGATGGACGACACCGTCGTGCTGGTGTCTGCCGTCGCCGCCAAGAGCGCGCGCGAAGGGCAGGACTTCTTCCCGCTGACGGTGGACTACCAGGAGAAGTTCTACGCCGGTGGCCGCATCCCGGGTGGCTTCTTCAAGCGTGAAGGCCGTCCGACCGAGAAGGAAACGCTGATCTCGCGCCTGATCGACCGCCCGATCCGCCCGCTGTTCCCCGAGGAATACAAGAACGAAGTCCAGATCATCGCGACGGTGATGTCGCTGAATCCGGAAATCGACGGCGACATCCCGGCGATGATCGGTGCCTCGGCGGCGCTCGCACTGGCCGGCACGCCGTTCCAGGGCCCGATCGGTGCCGCGAAGGTCGGCTACAAGAACGGCCAGTACATCCTCAACCCGACCGCCGCGCAGCTGGCCGATTCCGACCTGGAACTGGTCGTCGCCGGTACGTCCAACGCGGTGCTGATGGTCGAATCCGAAGCGAAGATGCTGTCGGAAGAGGTGATGCTCGGCGCGGTGATGTTCGGCCATCGCGAGATGCAGAAGGTCATCAACGCCATCAACGAGCTGACCGTGGAAGCCGGCACCAAGCCGTCGACCTGGGTCGCCCCGGCGAAGAACGACGCACTGATCGCCGCCATCGTCGAATCGGCCGGCGCCTCGCTGAAGCAGGCCTACCAGATCCGCAACAAGGCCGAGCGCCGCGAAGCGATCGGTGCGATCCGCAAGGACACGTGGGAACAGCTGTCCGGCCGCGCTGAAGCCGCCGGCTGGGTCGCCGCCGAGTACAACAAGGAATTCGGCGAACTCGAATACCGCACCATGCGCGACTCGGTGCTCGACACCAAGATCCGCATCGACGGCCGCGACCTGACCACCGTTCGTCCGATCGAGTGCAAGACTGGCGTGCTGCCGCGCACCCACGGCTCGGCGCTGTTCACCCGCGGCGAGACGCAGGCCATCGTGGTCACCACGCTGGGCACCGCGCGCGACGGCCAGATCATCGATGCCGTCTCGGGCGAGTACAAGGAAAACTTCCTGTTCCATTACAACTTCCCGCCGTACTCGGTGGGCGAGACCGGCCGCTTCGGCGCGCCGAAGCGTCGCGAGATCGGCCACGGCCGCCTTGCCAAGCGCGGCGTGCTCGCCACGATGCCGACGCTGGAAGAGTTCCCGTACACGATCCGCGTCGTGTCGGAAATCACCGAGTCGAACGGTTCCTCGTCGATGGCCTCGGTCTGCGGTTCCTCGCTCGCGCTGATGGACGCCGGCGTGCCGGTGAAGTCGCCGGTCGCGGGCATCGCGATGGGCCTGGTGAAGGAAGACGATCGCTTCGTCGTGCTGTCGGACATCCTGGGTGACGAAGACCACCTGGGCGACATGGACTTCAAGGTGGCCGGTTCGCAGGAGGGCATCAGCGCCCTGCAGATGGACATCAAGATCCAGGGCATCACCGAGGAGATCATGAAGGTCGCCCTCGCCCAGGCGAAGGAAGGCCGCCTGCACATCCTCGGCGAGATGGCCAAGGCCATCACCGCGCCGCGCAGCGAGCTGAGCGAGTACGCGCCGCGCCTGCTGACGATGAAGATCCACCCGGACAAGATCCGCGAAGTGATCGGCAAGGGCGGTTCGACCATCCAGGCGATCACCAAGGAAACCGGTACGCAGATCGACATCCAGGACGACGGCACGATCGTCATCGCGTCGGTCAACGCCGCCGCTGCCCAGGCCGCGAAGGCGCGCATCGAGCAGATCACCTCGGACGTCGAGCCGGGTCGCATCTACGAAGGCAAGGTCGCCAAGATCATGGACTTCGGTGCGTTCGTCACGATCCTGCCGGGCAAGGACGGCCTGGTGCACGTCTCGCAGATTTCGAGCGAGCGCGTGGAGAAGGTTTCCGACAAGCTGAAGGAAGGCGACACCGTCAAGGTGAAGGTGCTGGAAGTCGACAAGCAGGGCCGCATCCGCCTGTCGATGAAGGCCGTCGAGGAAGGCGAGGGCGTGCCGGCCGAGTAA
- a CDS encoding DUF5671 domain-containing protein gives MASGSQELERFVYEALVRGESKASISAALASAGWRDEQTRGVLDAYADTPFVVPVPRPRASVSAREAFLYLVLFASLYFAAWHLGSLLFDLIARAWPDPAEDYAAYRLGRSIRWSTAALIIAFPVFAFVSNYVAKDVARHPIKRLSPVRRWLTYLTLFVAAAVLIGDMTTLVFNVLGGELTARFVLKVVVVALIAGSAFAWYLYDLRREEVDA, from the coding sequence ATGGCGTCGGGATCGCAGGAGCTGGAGCGCTTCGTATACGAGGCGTTGGTGCGGGGAGAGTCCAAGGCATCGATCAGCGCCGCGCTCGCCAGTGCAGGCTGGCGCGACGAGCAGACCCGCGGCGTGCTCGACGCCTATGCCGACACGCCGTTCGTCGTGCCGGTGCCGCGCCCGCGTGCGTCGGTGTCGGCGCGTGAGGCATTCCTCTACCTGGTGCTGTTCGCCTCGTTGTACTTCGCCGCCTGGCACCTCGGCAGCCTGCTGTTCGACCTGATCGCGCGTGCCTGGCCGGACCCGGCGGAGGATTACGCGGCGTATCGTCTTGGCCGCTCGATCCGCTGGTCCACGGCCGCCTTGATCATCGCCTTCCCGGTCTTCGCGTTCGTCTCGAACTACGTGGCGAAAGACGTCGCGCGACATCCGATCAAGCGACTCTCGCCGGTGCGCCGCTGGCTGACGTACCTGACGCTGTTCGTGGCGGCGGCCGTTCTGATCGGCGACATGACGACACTCGTCTTCAACGTCCTGGGCGGGGAGCTGACCGCACGCTTCGTGCTGAAGGTCGTCGTGGTGGCGTTGATCGCCGGCAGCGCTTTCGCCTGGTACCTGTACGACCTGCGGCGCGAAGAGGTGGATGCATGA
- the sigJ gene encoding RNA polymerase sigma factor SigJ, with protein sequence MALAYRLLGSRSDAEEVVQDAWLRWHQADQASIRDPEGWLVTATTRLGIDRLRLARTQREVYPGPWLPEPLTVDDSPGPEQQADVAGQVSLAFLALLEKLGPEERAAFLLKDVFDYDYAQIAELLGHTEANCRQMASRARTRVQAERPRFAVAPDTHRQLLERFMHAMQRGDRDSIVALLHADARLVSDGGGKVTAVIRPLEGAARIADLYWTVARRTAGAAEVRIGHVNGEPALLRFHDGHLHSISTISVDEDGRITQVLSVLNPDKLRGLHV encoded by the coding sequence ATGGCGTTGGCCTACCGTCTTCTCGGCAGCCGCAGCGACGCCGAGGAGGTCGTGCAGGACGCGTGGCTGCGCTGGCATCAGGCCGACCAGGCCTCGATCCGCGATCCGGAAGGTTGGCTGGTCACCGCCACCACGCGCCTGGGCATCGACCGGCTACGCCTGGCGCGTACGCAGCGCGAGGTCTATCCCGGCCCGTGGCTGCCCGAGCCGCTCACCGTCGACGATTCGCCCGGCCCCGAGCAGCAGGCCGACGTCGCCGGACAGGTCTCGCTGGCTTTCCTCGCGCTGCTTGAAAAACTCGGGCCGGAGGAGCGCGCCGCGTTCCTGCTCAAGGACGTGTTCGACTACGACTACGCGCAGATCGCCGAGCTGCTCGGCCACACCGAGGCGAACTGCCGCCAGATGGCCAGCCGCGCCCGCACGCGCGTGCAGGCCGAACGTCCGCGCTTCGCCGTCGCGCCGGACACGCATCGCCAATTGCTCGAACGCTTCATGCACGCGATGCAGCGCGGCGATCGCGATTCGATCGTCGCGCTGTTGCACGCCGACGCGCGCCTGGTGTCCGACGGCGGCGGCAAGGTCACGGCCGTCATTCGGCCGCTGGAAGGCGCGGCGCGGATCGCCGACCTGTACTGGACCGTGGCGCGTCGTACCGCGGGTGCGGCGGAAGTGCGCATCGGACACGTCAACGGCGAGCCGGCGCTGCTGCGCTTCCACGACGGGCACCTGCATTCGATCAGCACCATCAGCGTCGACGAAGACGGCCGGATCACGCAGGTACTGTCGGTGTTGAATCCGGACAAGCTGCGCGGCTTGCACGTCTGA
- a CDS encoding carboxymuconolactone decarboxylase family protein, translated as MNAAHALDYTALAPSAFQHLLKLNTGLHQGPLGAKLVEWVSLRVSQLNGCVFCLDMHSTMLRKAGESQRKLDTLPAWRESPLFDARERAALAWAETLNALGTSPVPDDALEHAREQFNEQEMAELTFAVAAIRAWNVLNVGLRKPLPDA; from the coding sequence ATGAACGCCGCACACGCTCTGGATTACACCGCCCTCGCCCCCAGCGCCTTCCAGCACCTGCTCAAGCTCAACACCGGCCTGCATCAGGGGCCACTTGGCGCGAAGCTGGTCGAATGGGTGTCGCTGCGGGTGTCGCAGCTCAACGGCTGCGTGTTCTGCCTGGACATGCACTCGACCATGCTGCGCAAGGCCGGCGAAAGCCAGCGCAAGCTCGACACGCTGCCCGCGTGGCGCGAAAGCCCGCTCTTCGACGCACGCGAACGCGCCGCGCTGGCGTGGGCAGAAACCCTCAATGCGCTGGGCACGTCGCCGGTTCCGGACGATGCGCTCGAACACGCACGCGAGCAGTTCAACGAGCAGGAGATGGCGGAGCTGACGTTCGCGGTCGCGGCGATCCGCGCGTGGAACGTGCTTAATGTCGGGCTGCGCAAGCCGTTGCCGGACGCGTGA
- a CDS encoding sensor histidine kinase, protein MSTARSGLRRRILLGLLGYVVVLSIAVVMHGFIVNENAEDLVWQTLLNSEMDHLLELHERDPTFPWTNTESLAFYDGHHPEDMPPPLRGVPPGVYDEIMIDGVERVALVREVDGRPLALALDITDLEEREFDMGLTMVGSAVTLVVVLCLAIAWSVNRLIKPLRDMAQSIAKLRPDQSGQRIHTPDSASSELVVIADALNDYLQRNDRFVERERVFIDSASHELRTPVAIIAGASEIALQQPQLPEPARGQLMRIQRTAREVEQLVSLLLVLAKDPARLARSSDHVALDELIPGIVEDHRHLTRDKDLRLDIVGLQPCEIVAPLPIVQVAIGNLLRNAIEHSDRGRITIRLESPATVVIDDPGHGMTPEEIAQIYARIARGGGRDGGGIGLDLISRLCEHLGWQLDFASDEGRGTTTTLRMGT, encoded by the coding sequence GTGAGCACGGCGCGCAGCGGCCTTCGCCGGCGCATCCTGCTCGGACTGCTCGGCTACGTGGTGGTGCTGAGCATCGCGGTGGTCATGCACGGGTTCATCGTCAACGAGAACGCGGAGGACCTCGTCTGGCAGACGCTGCTCAATTCGGAAATGGACCACCTGCTCGAACTCCACGAGCGCGACCCGACCTTTCCGTGGACAAACACCGAAAGCCTCGCCTTCTACGACGGGCACCATCCCGAGGACATGCCGCCGCCGCTGCGTGGCGTCCCGCCGGGCGTGTACGACGAGATCATGATCGACGGCGTCGAGCGCGTCGCGCTCGTGCGCGAAGTGGACGGCCGCCCGCTCGCGCTCGCGCTCGACATCACCGACCTGGAAGAGCGCGAGTTCGACATGGGCCTGACGATGGTCGGCTCGGCCGTGACGCTCGTCGTCGTGCTGTGCCTGGCCATCGCGTGGAGCGTCAACCGCCTGATCAAGCCGTTGCGCGACATGGCGCAGTCCATCGCGAAGTTGCGGCCCGACCAGTCCGGCCAGCGCATCCACACGCCGGACTCGGCGAGTTCGGAACTGGTGGTGATCGCCGACGCGCTCAACGATTACCTGCAGCGCAACGATCGCTTCGTCGAGCGCGAACGCGTGTTCATCGACAGCGCCAGCCACGAGCTGCGCACGCCGGTGGCCATCATCGCCGGCGCGAGCGAGATCGCGCTGCAACAGCCGCAGTTGCCCGAGCCCGCGCGCGGCCAGCTGATGCGCATCCAGCGCACCGCGCGCGAAGTGGAGCAGCTGGTCTCGCTGCTGCTGGTGCTGGCGAAAGACCCCGCGCGGCTGGCGCGTTCCAGCGATCACGTCGCGCTCGACGAGCTGATCCCCGGCATCGTCGAAGACCATCGCCATCTCACCCGCGACAAGGACCTGCGGCTGGACATCGTCGGTCTGCAGCCGTGCGAGATCGTCGCGCCGCTGCCGATCGTGCAGGTCGCCATCGGCAACCTGCTGCGCAACGCGATCGAGCACAGCGATCGTGGGCGCATCACCATCCGGCTGGAATCGCCGGCGACGGTGGTGATCGACGACCCCGGCCACGGCATGACGCCGGAGGAAATCGCGCAGATCTACGCGCGCATCGCCCGCGGTGGCGGCCGCGACGGTGGCGGCATCGGCCTGGACCTGATCTCGCGCCTGTGCGAACACCTCGGCTGGCAGCTCGATTTCGCCTCCGACGAAGGACGCGGGACGACGACGACATTGCGCATGGGGACCTAG
- a CDS encoding response regulator transcription factor, with protein MRVLVVEDNHNLVANLFEYFDARGFTLDAAPDGPTGLHLAITTEFDAIVLDWMLPRMDGREVLSRLREAGRDTPVLMLTARDELPDKIAGFRAGADDYLTKPFHLPELEVRLEALVARARGRGRSKVLQVGDLKLDMSTLEATRAGRPLHLYPACRKLLEVLMQASPAAVTRDRLEHALWGDDPPDGDMLRSHIYELRRSVDGPFAIKLIQTLPRVGYRIVAGDVAPIVSEAIE; from the coding sequence ATGCGCGTGCTGGTCGTCGAGGACAATCACAACCTGGTCGCCAACCTGTTCGAGTATTTCGACGCGCGTGGCTTCACGCTCGACGCCGCGCCCGACGGCCCCACCGGCCTGCACCTGGCGATCACCACTGAATTCGACGCGATCGTCCTGGACTGGATGCTGCCGCGCATGGACGGTCGCGAAGTACTGAGCCGCTTGCGCGAAGCCGGTCGCGACACGCCGGTGCTGATGCTCACCGCGCGCGACGAACTGCCCGACAAGATCGCCGGCTTCCGCGCAGGCGCCGACGATTACCTCACCAAGCCCTTCCACCTGCCCGAACTCGAAGTGCGGCTGGAAGCGCTGGTGGCGCGTGCGCGGGGTCGCGGCCGCAGCAAGGTACTGCAGGTGGGCGATCTCAAACTCGACATGAGCACGCTGGAAGCCACGCGCGCCGGCCGGCCGCTTCACCTGTACCCGGCGTGCCGCAAGCTGCTGGAAGTGCTGATGCAGGCCAGTCCCGCCGCCGTCACGCGCGACCGCCTGGAGCACGCGCTGTGGGGCGACGACCCGCCCGACGGCGACATGCTCCGTTCGCACATCTACGAATTGCGCCGCAGCGTGGACGGTCCCTTCGCGATCAAGCTGATCCAGACGCTGCCGCGCGTGGGCTACCGCATCGTTGCCGGCGATGTCGCGCCGATCGTGAGCGAGGCCATCGAGTGA
- a CDS encoding phosphatase PAP2 family protein, which produces MRARPTLPNHSTDLLPRDGLRFAVTHVFAPMLGFVVLLLAMRWSSGDQWLADRLYAMQGGQWALRDAFVTQTLVHRFGRYVGIALWIGVLVAWLVARRRARWAPLRAPLTYLAVAVALSVLCVAWVKSWSNMDCPWDLTRYGGLRPFVGLWDVRPVGLERGACFPAGHAGGGYAWLSLYFFLGAVRPRWRWAGLAAGIVLGLVFGIAQQLRGAHFASHDIASAGICWAVAIATWQLFRPSLVRSRWMAAGIDSRETKA; this is translated from the coding sequence ATGCGCGCACGTCCCACCCTTCCCAACCACTCGACCGACCTCTTGCCGCGCGATGGCCTGCGCTTCGCGGTCACGCACGTGTTCGCGCCGATGCTGGGCTTCGTCGTGCTGCTGCTGGCGATGCGCTGGTCCAGCGGCGACCAGTGGCTCGCCGATCGCCTGTACGCGATGCAGGGCGGGCAATGGGCGTTGCGGGATGCGTTCGTCACGCAGACGCTGGTGCATCGTTTCGGGCGATACGTGGGCATCGCGCTGTGGATCGGCGTACTCGTCGCCTGGCTGGTCGCGCGACGTCGCGCGCGCTGGGCGCCGCTGCGCGCGCCGCTTACGTATCTGGCCGTCGCCGTCGCGCTGTCGGTGTTGTGCGTGGCGTGGGTGAAGTCGTGGTCGAACATGGATTGCCCGTGGGACCTCACCCGTTACGGCGGCCTGCGTCCCTTCGTCGGCCTCTGGGACGTGCGCCCCGTCGGCCTGGAGCGCGGCGCGTGCTTCCCCGCGGGGCATGCGGGCGGCGGTTACGCGTGGCTGTCGCTGTATTTCTTCCTCGGCGCCGTGCGGCCGCGCTGGCGCTGGGCCGGCCTCGCTGCCGGCATCGTTCTGGGACTCGTGTTCGGCATCGCGCAGCAGTTGCGCGGCGCGCATTTCGCTTCGCATGACATCGCCTCCGCCGGAATCTGCTGGGCTGTCGCGATCGCGACGTGGCAGCTGTTCCGTCCGAGCCTGGTGCGATCGCGCTGGATGGCCGCGGGCATCGACTCCCGGGAGACGAAGGCATGA
- a CDS encoding phosphoethanolamine transferase — MNSVVSNRPFDEALRRSRQLLAIRPEMSVERLALYVAVFFTVFCNVAFFHAVGATGALHDASGWKLALSLVLMIGALNMLLLCLLLNRWTVRPVLTVLIPVTAMAAHFMSRYTVYLDPDMLRNILHTDGKESGELLSLGMLPGLLWLGVLPTLLVWRVRVKTRPIGRAVLVRLGCIVLSLLVAGGAMMASFQDLSALMRNHKELRHLITPGNYLVSLVRVAEHDGARHRPKTPIGVNAHVVGRDPNAKPRLLVIVVGETVRAQNWGLNGYARQTTPQLRDIGPINFTDVTSCGSATEVSVPCMFSPFGRAHYDEDRIAHTQSLLNVLDHAGIGVLWRDNQTGCKGVCEGLPFESFEHARDPQACTAEGCLDEVMLHGLADAIARRPGDEVVVLHQLGSHGPSYAKRYPARLRRFTPTCETADLGDCTREQIVNAYDNSVLGTDDFLVRTIRFLAEQSSRETALIYLSDHGESLGENGLYLHGVPYAIAPQTQTRVPMVMWFSPGFAADRNLDIDCMKRESHAPASQDNLFHSVLGLMQVQTPEYDRKLDLFDRCIAPA; from the coding sequence ATGAACTCCGTCGTTTCCAATCGTCCGTTCGACGAGGCGCTGCGTCGCTCCCGCCAGCTGCTGGCGATCCGTCCGGAGATGAGCGTCGAGCGCCTCGCGCTGTACGTCGCGGTGTTCTTCACCGTGTTCTGCAACGTCGCGTTCTTCCATGCGGTCGGCGCGACGGGCGCGCTGCACGACGCGTCGGGCTGGAAGCTCGCGCTCAGCCTGGTGCTGATGATCGGCGCGCTCAACATGCTGCTGCTGTGCCTGCTGCTCAATCGCTGGACCGTGCGGCCGGTGCTGACGGTGCTGATCCCGGTCACCGCGATGGCCGCGCATTTCATGAGCCGCTACACGGTCTATCTTGACCCGGACATGCTGCGCAACATCCTGCACACCGACGGCAAGGAGTCCGGTGAGCTGCTGTCGCTCGGCATGCTGCCTGGCCTGCTGTGGCTCGGCGTGCTGCCGACGCTGCTGGTGTGGCGCGTCCGCGTGAAGACGCGGCCGATCGGGCGCGCGGTGCTCGTGCGGCTCGGGTGCATCGTGCTGTCGCTGCTGGTGGCGGGCGGCGCGATGATGGCCTCGTTCCAGGATCTGTCGGCGCTGATGCGCAACCACAAGGAACTGCGCCACCTGATCACGCCGGGCAACTACCTGGTCTCGCTCGTGCGCGTGGCGGAGCACGACGGCGCGCGCCACCGGCCGAAAACGCCCATCGGCGTGAACGCGCACGTCGTCGGCCGCGATCCCAACGCCAAGCCGCGCCTGCTGGTCATCGTCGTCGGCGAAACCGTCCGCGCGCAGAACTGGGGCCTGAACGGTTACGCACGGCAGACCACGCCGCAGCTGCGCGACATCGGGCCGATCAACTTCACCGACGTCACGTCCTGCGGCTCGGCGACGGAAGTCTCGGTGCCGTGCATGTTCTCGCCGTTCGGCCGCGCGCATTACGACGAGGACCGCATCGCGCACACGCAGTCGCTGCTCAACGTGCTCGACCACGCCGGCATCGGCGTGCTGTGGCGCGACAACCAGACCGGGTGCAAGGGCGTGTGCGAGGGCCTGCCGTTCGAGTCGTTCGAACACGCGCGCGATCCGCAGGCCTGCACCGCCGAAGGCTGCCTGGACGAGGTGATGCTGCACGGCCTCGCCGACGCGATCGCCCGCCGCCCGGGCGACGAGGTCGTCGTGCTGCACCAGCTCGGCAGTCATGGCCCGAGCTATGCGAAGCGGTACCCCGCACGCCTGCGCCGCTTCACGCCGACCTGCGAGACGGCCGATCTCGGCGATTGCACGCGCGAGCAGATCGTCAACGCGTACGACAACTCGGTGCTCGGCACCGACGATTTCCTTGTGCGCACGATCCGCTTCCTCGCCGAACAATCCTCGCGCGAAACCGCGCTGATCTACCTGTCCGACCACGGCGAATCGCTCGGCGAGAACGGCCTGTACCTGCATGGCGTGCCGTACGCGATCGCGCCGCAGACGCAGACGCGCGTGCCGATGGTGATGTGGTTCTCGCCGGGTTTCGCGGCCGACCGCAACCTCGATATCGACTGCATGAAGCGCGAGAGCCATGCGCCGGCGAGCCAGGACAACCTGTTCCACTCCGTGCTCGGCCTGATGCAGGTGCAGACGCCGGAATACGATCGCAAGCTCGACCTGTTCGACCGCTGCATCGCGCCGGCGTAA
- a CDS encoding ComEA family DNA-binding protein yields the protein MAQLQAAVAQDPKRMRAMLGQDLWLLGHTPVTLPGMASNGVAVNLNTAEFEQLRTLPGIDAAIAVRALRSRRERGAFADVADFARRAGLDAAQSAALDAAAVALRKAGLNERR from the coding sequence ATGGCACAGCTGCAGGCGGCGGTCGCGCAGGATCCGAAGCGGATGCGCGCGATGCTCGGGCAGGACCTTTGGCTGCTGGGGCACACGCCGGTGACGTTGCCGGGCATGGCGTCGAACGGTGTCGCGGTGAACCTCAACACCGCCGAGTTCGAGCAGTTGCGCACGTTGCCGGGCATCGATGCGGCCATCGCCGTACGCGCGTTGCGCAGCCGGCGCGAGCGCGGGGCGTTTGCCGATGTGGCGGATTTCGCACGGCGCGCGGGTCTTGATGCCGCGCAATCGGCGGCGTTGGACGCAGCGGCCGTGGCGTTGCGGAAAGCGGGCTTGAACGAGCGCCGCTGA
- the dinB gene encoding DNA polymerase IV, with product MDAFYASVEQRDDPSLRGRPVVVAWRGARSVVCAASYEARTFGVRSAMPAIRAERLCPQAVFVPPDFTRYKAVSRQVREIFQRHTDLIEPLSLDEAYLDVSETKTGLPTATATAQAIREAIREETQLTASAGVAPNKFLAKIASDWRKPDGLFVIRPHQIEAFLAPLPVGRLPGVGKVMEAKLQELGIETVAHLRELGAAELELRFGRWGRRLHELSLGIDHNPVEPERPTLQISSEDTFERDLLMDELEPHIHRLAEKTWESYGRELERDPERVARTIVLKLKTADFRILTRSLTPAERPTSLEQLTRIACDLRGRVPLSSDTRYRLVGVGLSGFIGRDEVPVAQNDLFASGTA from the coding sequence ATGGACGCCTTCTACGCGTCCGTCGAACAGCGCGACGACCCGTCCCTGCGCGGCCGGCCGGTGGTCGTCGCCTGGCGCGGGGCGCGCTCGGTGGTGTGCGCGGCGAGCTACGAGGCGCGTACCTTCGGCGTGCGCTCCGCCATGCCCGCCATCCGCGCCGAACGCCTGTGCCCGCAGGCGGTGTTCGTGCCGCCGGATTTCACGCGCTACAAGGCCGTGTCGCGGCAGGTGCGCGAGATCTTCCAGCGGCACACCGACCTCATCGAGCCGCTCTCGCTGGACGAGGCCTACCTCGACGTGAGCGAAACCAAGACCGGCCTGCCGACGGCCACCGCCACGGCGCAGGCGATCCGCGAGGCCATCCGCGAGGAAACGCAGCTCACCGCATCGGCGGGCGTGGCGCCGAACAAGTTCCTGGCGAAGATCGCCTCCGACTGGCGCAAGCCCGACGGCCTGTTCGTGATCCGTCCGCACCAGATCGAGGCCTTCCTCGCGCCGCTGCCGGTCGGACGCCTGCCCGGCGTGGGGAAGGTCATGGAAGCGAAGCTGCAGGAACTGGGCATCGAAACGGTCGCCCACCTGCGCGAGCTCGGCGCCGCCGAACTGGAACTGCGCTTTGGTCGCTGGGGCCGGCGCCTGCATGAACTCTCGCTGGGCATCGATCACAATCCCGTGGAGCCGGAACGTCCGACCTTGCAGATCTCCTCCGAAGACACCTTCGAGCGCGACCTGCTGATGGACGAACTGGAGCCGCACATCCACCGGCTCGCAGAAAAAACCTGGGAAAGCTACGGGCGCGAACTGGAACGCGACCCCGAGCGCGTGGCGCGCACGATCGTGCTGAAGCTGAAGACCGCCGACTTCCGCATCCTCACGCGCAGCCTCACGCCGGCGGAGCGGCCGACGAGTCTGGAACAGCTCACGCGTATCGCCTGCGATCTGCGCGGGCGCGTGCCGTTGTCGTCGGACACGCGTTATCGGCTGGTGGGCGTCGGGCTGTCGGGATTCATCGGCCGCGACGAGGTGCCGGTCGCGCAGAACGATCTGTTCGCGTCCGGCACGGCCTGA
- a CDS encoding HPF/RaiA family ribosome-associated protein, translated as MQHDVTIRFEGLPVSDALREDILRHAHKLWQIAPQLQSCDVAVRHAEHRHQHGNRYEVHVHAVMRGATFEAGRTPAKDHSHEDAYVAVRDAFDAMQRQVSEHVRSVRDGAKRAAAARTEDAA; from the coding sequence ATGCAACACGACGTCACGATCCGGTTCGAAGGCCTGCCCGTTTCCGATGCGCTGCGCGAGGACATCCTCCGCCACGCGCACAAGCTGTGGCAGATCGCGCCGCAGCTCCAGTCCTGCGACGTGGCCGTGCGCCACGCGGAGCATCGCCACCAGCACGGAAACCGCTACGAGGTGCACGTGCACGCGGTGATGCGCGGGGCCACGTTCGAGGCCGGCCGCACGCCGGCAAAGGACCATTCGCACGAGGACGCCTATGTGGCGGTTCGCGACGCGTTCGACGCGATGCAGCGGCAGGTATCGGAGCACGTTCGCAGCGTGCGCGACGGGGCGAAGCGGGCGGCGGCGGCGAGGACCGAGGATGCGGCCTGA